The following proteins are co-located in the Palaemon carinicauda isolate YSFRI2023 chromosome 30, ASM3689809v2, whole genome shotgun sequence genome:
- the LOC137623747 gene encoding pro-resilin-like isoform X2, with protein MNSKIIFVLALVAVAAADKRPSTSYGPPQAQRRSFNSFESDESSEPARYTFEFDVEDDSTGASFEHQEARDVDNTQGSYTVQLPDGRRQTVKYYVNGDSGYVAEVTYEGEARYPDSDESREYSAPRPSYSAPRAPRPTYGVPQ; from the exons ATGAACTCTAAG ATCATCTTCGTCTTGGCTCTGGTGGCTGTGGCAGCCGCTGACAAGAGGCCATCAACATCTTATGGCCCCCCACAG GCTCAACGCCGTTCATTCAATTCCTTCGAGTCCGATGAATCCTCGGAGCCTGCCAGGTACACCTTCGAATTCGACGTTGAAGACGATTCCACCGGTGCCAGCTTCGAGCACCAGGAAGCCCGTGACGTCGACAACACCCAGGGTTCCTACACCGTCCAGCTTCCCGACGGTCGTCGCCAGACTGTCAAGTACTACGTCAACGGAGACTCAGGCTACGTAGCTGAGGTTACCTACGAAGGAGAGGCCCGTTACCCCGATTCCGATGAGTCCAGGGAATACTCAGCCCCAAGACCATCTTACTCAGCTCCCAGGGCTCCCAGACCAACCTATGGAGTTCCTCAGTAA